From the Saprospiraceae bacterium genome, the window TCGCGTTTTCACCGTAGCGCATCACGACGATACCGCCTACCTTTTCGCCTTCTCCGTTTTCTTCCACAATGCCGAGGCGGAGTTCGCCGCCCATTTGTACCGCTGCCACGTCGCGTACTTTTATAGGAATTGAATTGAGGGTTTTCAGGGTGATGTTTTCTATTTCCCGGATGTCTTTGATATAGCCCAATCCCCGGATGATGTAGCCGATGTCCGACTGCTCGAACTTCCGACCGCCCACATCGTTGTTGTTCGCTTTTATTTTTTCGGCGACATCCATGATGGGAATGTCGTAATAATTAAGTTTCAGAGGGTCCACGACTACCTGGTACTGCTTTTGAAATCCACCGAAGGAGGCCACTTCGCTCACTCCTTTCACCGTTTGCAGGGCGAAACGGATGTACCAATCCTGCAAGGCTCGCAACTCGCCCAAGTCATAGCCCGGTGCATCCAGGGTGTACCAGTAAACATGCCCCAACCCTGTCCCGTCGGGGCCGAGCGTAGGGACAATTCCTTCGGGGAGCAGCCGCTGCGCGTAATTCAGGCGTTCCAGCACCCGCGTCCGTGCCCAATAGATCTCCACGTCGTCTTCAAAAACCACGAACACAAAACTCATCCCGAACATGCTGTTGGCACGGATATTTTTTACTTTCGGAATGCCCTGCAAATTGCTTACGAGCGGATAGGTGACCTGGTCCTCCATGATCTGCGGGCTGCGCCCCATCCATTCGGTAAAAATGATGACCTGGTTTTCCGACAAATCGGGAATGGCATCCACGGGCGTGTTCTTCACCGCGTAAATGCCATAGGCGGTAACCGCCGCAGCAATCAGCAAAACGATGATGCGGTTTTTTAAAGACCAGGTGATAAGAGCATCAATCATAGTTTTTCATTTTGAAAAAATGCTAAATGTTTGCCCAGCCGGATGATTATCA encodes:
- a CDS encoding efflux RND transporter permease subunit, yielding MIDALITWSLKNRIIVLLIAAAVTAYGIYAVKNTPVDAIPDLSENQVIIFTEWMGRSPQIMEDQVTYPLVSNLQGIPKVKNIRANSMFGMSFVFVVFEDDVEIYWARTRVLERLNYAQRLLPEGIVPTLGPDGTGLGHVYWYTLDAPGYDLGELRALQDWYIRFALQTVKGVSEVASFGGFQKQYQVVVDPLKLNYYDIPIMDVAEKIKANNNDVGGRKFEQSDIGYIIRGLGYIKDIREIENITLKTLNSIPIKVRDVAAVQMGGELRLGIVEENGEGEKVGGIVVMRYGENAKDVIDRVKEKLNDVEKGLPPGVKFKMAYDRSDLIEAVIATLKEAVIEEIVVVCIVLFIFLLHVRSTLIVVITIPMSVLISFIMMSWFGITSNIMSLAGIALAVGDLVDAGIVMVENAMKSLVNETE